The stretch of DNA GGCGCTTCACGTGCCGCATGCTGCGCAGCTTCGAGGGCGTGCCCTTCGCGGAGCAGGAGGCGCACCTCCGTCGTCTGCTGTCCGTGCTTCCCGTGGCTCGTCTCAGCGTCGACCGCAGCGGCATCGGAATGAATCTCGCGGAGAACCTCGCCCGCGACTACCCCCAGGTGGTGGAGGAGAACTTCACCAACGAGGCCAAGGAGCGCTGGGCCACCGACTTCAAGATTCTCCTCCAGCGCCGCGATGTCACGCTGCCGCGCCAGCGTGAGCTTGTCGGGCAGATTCACTCCATCAAGCGTCGCGTGCTGCCCTCGGGGAAGGTGTCCTTCGACGCCGAACGCACCTCCCGCGGCCATGCGGACAAATTCTGGGCCGTGGCCCTTGCCTGCCAGCGGGAGCGCACGCCGGACCGCCGGGATAGCGGTGAGATTGGGGTGAGGGTGAT from Myxococcus xanthus encodes:
- a CDS encoding terminase, with protein sequence MPVPQGRLVAGFDVGRTRDRSELAVFEETGGRFTCRMLRSFEGVPFAEQEAHLRRLLSVLPVARLSVDRSGIGMNLAENLARDYPQVVEENFTNEAKERWATDFKILLQRRDVTLPRQRELVGQIHSIKRRVLPSGKVSFDAERTSRGHADKFWAVALACQRERTPDRRDSGEIGVRVIG